DNA sequence from the Streptomyces sp. HUAS 15-9 genome:
GGCGCCTGCGCTTCGCCAAGCAGCCCCCCACCGTGATCATGCTGGCAGGTCTGCAGGGTGCCGGTAAGACCACCCTCGCGGGTAAGCTGGGCCACTGGCTCAAGGGGCAGGGCCACTCGCCGCTGCTCGTAGCCGCCGACCTCCAGCGCCCCAACGCCGTCAACCAGCTGAGCGTCGTCGCCGAGCGCGCCGGTGTCGCGGTCTTCGCGCCCGAGCCGGGCAACGGCGTCGGCGACCCGGTCAAGGTCGCCAAGGACTCCATCGAGCACGCGAGGACCAAGGTCCACGACATCGTGATCGTGGACACCGCGGGCCGCCTGGGCATCGACCAGGAGATGATGCAGCAGGCCGCGGACATCCGGGACGCGGTCTCCCCGGACGAGATCCTCTTCGTCGTCGACGCGATGATCGGTCAGGACGCCGTCAACACCGCGGAGGCCTTCCGCGACGGCGTCGGTTTCGACGGTGTGGTGCTCTCCAAGCTCGACGGTGACGCCCGCGGTGGTGCGGCCCTGTCGATCCGCCAGATCACCGGCAAGCCGATCATGTTCGCGTCGAACGGCGAGAAGCTCGACGACTTCGACGCGTTCCACCCTGACCGGATGGCCTCCCGCATCCTCGACATGGGTGACCTGCTCACCCTGATCGAGCAGGCGGAGAAGACGTTCAGCCAGGAAGAGGCCGAGAAGATGGCCTCCAAGCTGGCGTCCAAGAAGGGCCAGGACTTCACCCTGGACGACTTCCTGGCCCAGATGGAGCAGGTCAGGAAGATGGGCAGCATCAGCAAGCTGCTCGGCATGCTTCCGGGCATGGGCCAGATCAAGGACCAGATCAACAACCTGGACGAGCGGGACGTCGACCGCACGGCCGCGATCATCAAGTCGATGACCCCGGGCGAGCGCCAGGAGCCGACGATCATCAACGGCTCCCGTCGCGCCCGTATCGCCAAGGGCTCCGGCGTCGAGGTCAGCGCCGTGAAGAACCTGGTCGAGCGGTTCTTCGAGGCCCGCAAGATGATGTCCCGCATGGCCCAGGGCGGCGGCATGCCCGGTATGCCGGGGATCCCGGGCATGGGCGGCGGCCCCGGCCGCACCAAGAAGCAGCCCAAGAAGGCCAAGGGCAAGCAGCGCTCCGGCAACCCGATGAAGCGCAAGCAGCAGGAGCTGGAGGAGGCCCAGCGCCGTGAGGCGGCCGCCCAGGGCGGTGGCGCCTTCGGCCTGCCGCAGCAGGGCGGCAAGGACTTCGAGCTGCCGGACGAGTTCAAGAAGTTCATGGGCTGACCCGACGGTCACGGCCCGGCGCGTACCCACGTCGTACGGCACTGAGGGCGTCCTCCTTCGAGGAGGGCGCCCTCAGCGCGTGCCGCGGCTCGCTGTGTGCCGTAACGTCCAGATATGAGCAATGCCGCGCCGCCGCGGAAGGACCCTGAGCAGCCGTGGCGTACCGAGGGCACCCCGGACGAGCCGCCCCGGCGGCCCGGTGGCCGACGGATACGCGGGAAGTGGTGGGGCCTCGCCGTCACCGCGGTGATCGTCTTTCTGCTGGCCTACATCGGGCTGAACTACCTGGGCCAGGGCAACGAGCCGACGATCTCGTACACGGAGTTCAGCAGGCAGGTGAGCGACGGCAACGTCGCCAAGATCTACTCCAAGGGCGACGCGATCCAGGGCGAGCTCAGGACGTCCCAGGCCAAGCCCAGCGGCGGTGGCCAGTACACCAAGTTCAGGACGCAGCGCCCGGCCTTCGCGGACGACAGGCTCTGGCAGAACCTGAGCAGCCATGGCGTCACGGTGACCGCGCAGCCCGTCGTGCAGGAGCGCAGTCTGCTGTCCAACCTGCTGATCTCGCTGGTGCCGATCGTGCTGCTGGTCGCCGTGTGGATCTTCTTCGCGCGGCGGATCGGCGGGGGACCGGGCGGTGTGGGCGGCATGCTCGGCCGCAAGGCCCCGCCCAAGCCGGTCGGGCTCCGGCCGGGCACCCAGCGCACGTCGTTCGCCGACGTGGCCGGCATCGACGAGGTCAAGGGCGAGCTGGACGACGTCGTCGACTTCCTGGAGAACCCCGACGCCTACCGCAGGATGGGCGCGAAGATGCCACGCGGTGTGCTGCTCGCGGGCGCGCCCGGCACCGGCAAGACCCTGCTGGCGCGCGCGGTGGCGGGCGAGGCGGGCGTGCCGTTCTTCTCCGCCTCCGCGTCCGAGTTCATCGAGATGATCGTCGGTGTCGGTGCGTCCCGGGTCCGTGAGCTGTTCGCCGAGGCCCGCAAGGTGGCCCCGTCGATCATCTTCATCGACGAGATCGACACGATCGGCCGGCAGCGCGGCGGCGGCCCGTCGGTGAGCGGCCACGACGAGCGCGAGCAGACGCTGAACCAGATCCTCACGGAGATGGACGGCTTCTCCGGCTCGGAG
Encoded proteins:
- the ftsH gene encoding ATP-dependent zinc metalloprotease FtsH, producing MSNAAPPRKDPEQPWRTEGTPDEPPRRPGGRRIRGKWWGLAVTAVIVFLLAYIGLNYLGQGNEPTISYTEFSRQVSDGNVAKIYSKGDAIQGELRTSQAKPSGGGQYTKFRTQRPAFADDRLWQNLSSHGVTVTAQPVVQERSLLSNLLISLVPIVLLVAVWIFFARRIGGGPGGVGGMLGRKAPPKPVGLRPGTQRTSFADVAGIDEVKGELDDVVDFLENPDAYRRMGAKMPRGVLLAGAPGTGKTLLARAVAGEAGVPFFSASASEFIEMIVGVGASRVRELFAEARKVAPSIIFIDEIDTIGRQRGGGPSVSGHDEREQTLNQILTEMDGFSGSEGVVVVAATNRADILDPALTRPGRFDRVVHVSPPDRGGREAILRIHTREIPLDPNVDLAQVARTTPGMTGADLANLANEAALLAVKRKQETVTRSDLSEALEKVQLGAERTLVMPEEDRRRTAYHESGHALLGMLQPGADPVRKITIVPRGRALGVTMSTPEVERYAHSEGYLRGRIIGALGGMAAEEVVYGVVTTGAENDLEQVTAIARGMVARWGMSERIGRLSALPSDAQQAYGLSAAPQTLDVIDAEMRRIVDECYEEACRKLRDHRSQLDALTEALLENETLEEADAYRIAGITRLTKDAEA
- the ffh gene encoding signal recognition particle protein produces the protein MFDTLSDRLSATFKNLRGKGRLSEADIDATAREIRIALLEADVALPVVRTFIKNVKERALGAEVSRALNPAQQVLKIVNDELVTILGGETRRLRFAKQPPTVIMLAGLQGAGKTTLAGKLGHWLKGQGHSPLLVAADLQRPNAVNQLSVVAERAGVAVFAPEPGNGVGDPVKVAKDSIEHARTKVHDIVIVDTAGRLGIDQEMMQQAADIRDAVSPDEILFVVDAMIGQDAVNTAEAFRDGVGFDGVVLSKLDGDARGGAALSIRQITGKPIMFASNGEKLDDFDAFHPDRMASRILDMGDLLTLIEQAEKTFSQEEAEKMASKLASKKGQDFTLDDFLAQMEQVRKMGSISKLLGMLPGMGQIKDQINNLDERDVDRTAAIIKSMTPGERQEPTIINGSRRARIAKGSGVEVSAVKNLVERFFEARKMMSRMAQGGGMPGMPGIPGMGGGPGRTKKQPKKAKGKQRSGNPMKRKQQELEEAQRREAAAQGGGAFGLPQQGGKDFELPDEFKKFMG